Part of the Faecalibacterium duncaniae genome, GTGAGCTGGACAGAGAGAACGGGCCGTTGGCTGGGAGCCTGTTTGCAGCAGCGTGTGTGAAGTGCGCCCGGACAGCACGCCGCGGGAAACCTGCTGGGGAGTATCGCGGCGCGGCAGCCGCCGTTATCGGCTTTGAGCGACAAACAGAAGTGGAACCGCGATTTTGAAAACCGCCTTCGATGTGATATGGGAGATTGTATCACATCGGGGGCTTTTTTACTTCTCTGTTTTCGTAAGTCAACGAAGCGAGACTGAGAGGTTCTGCTGCGGCTTTTGTTTGCCCTACAAGAAGGAGAGTTCTTATGCAGATTTTCAACACCCTGACCCGCCAGAAGGAAGAGTTTGTGCCGCAGGTGCCCGGCGAATACCGCATCTATGTCTGCGGCCCCACCGTTTACAACTATATCCACATCGGCAACGCCCGCCCGCTGATCGTGTTCGATACCCTGCGCCGCTATCTGGAATACCGCGGCAACAAGGTCATCTATGTCTCCAACATCACCGATATTGATGACAAGCTCATCAAGAAGGGCCAGGAGGAGGGCACCTCCATGAAGGAAGTGGCCCAGCGCTTTGAGGCCGAGTATCTCAAGGATGCCGCTGGTCTGAACTGCAAAAAGCCCACCGTCCAGCCCCGTGCAACGGAGCACATCCAGCAGATCCTGGACATCGTCAAGGACCTGATCGATTCCGGCCACGCCTACGTTGCCAAGAACGGGGATGTCTACTTCCGCGTCAAGAGCGACCCGGAGTACGGCAAACTGAGCCACCTCAAGCTGGACGATCTGGAGAGCGGCAATCGCGAGCTGCGCAGCCAGATGGAGGATGACCTGAAGGAAGACCCCGCCGATTTCGCCGTCTGGAAGGCTGCCAAGCCCGGCGAGCCCGCCTGGGAAAGCCCCTATGGCATGGGCCGCCCCGGCTGGCATATCGAGTGCAGCGCCATGAGCCGCACCCATCTGGGCAAGACCATCGACTTGCACTGCGGCGGTCAGGATCTGATCTTCCCCCACCACGAGAACGAGATCGCCCAGAGCGAGTGCGCCAACGGCTGCGAGTTTGCCCACTACTGGATGCACAACGGCTTCATCAACGTGGATAATCAGAAGATGTCCAAGAGCCTGCACAACTTCTTCACCGTCCGCGATGTGGCAGACCTCTACGGCTACGAGCCCATCCGCTATTTCATGCTGACCGCAGGCTACCGGATGCCCCTGAACTACACCGTGGACCTCATTGAGAGCTGCAAGAACAGCCTGGAGCGCCTTTACACCTGCCGCGAGAACCTCGATTTTGCCCTGAGCAAGACCGCGTTCGGTACCGATGAGACCCTGACCGCCAAGGCAGACGAGGCCCGCGCCAAGTTCTGCAAGGCCATGGACGATGACCTGAACACCCCCGATGCGCTGGCTGCCGTGTTCGATCTGGTCAAGGAGATCAACACCCTGTCCGCTGCCTCCTCCAAGGCTGCGCTGGAGGCTGCCGCCAAGGCATTCGATGAGATCACCGGCGTGCTGGGCCTGATGTACAACCGCAAGAAGGACGAGGTGCCCGCCGAGGTGACGGAGCTGGTGGAAAAGCGCGCCGCCGCCAAGAAGGCCAAGGACTGGGCCGCTGCGGATGCCATCCGCGCACAGCTCACCGAGATGGGCTGGGCTGTCAAAGATACCGCCCAGGGCCCGCAGCTGAGCAAAATTTAACTTGAATCCCGTTATTGACCTGTACGGTACAATGCGGTAAAATGAGGGTGCGGGAACACTGTGCTGTGTGTTCCACGCACCCTTATTTTTGCATGATACAAGAACCTATATAAAAGGAGGTCTTTGGCTGATGAAAATCAAACGGCTGATCTCATTGCTGCTGGCGGCAGTGTTCGCCCTGAGTGCGGCGGCCACCCCGGCGCTGGCGGCTTCGGCGGGCAGCGAACTGCCTGACCTGACCACCGCAGGCGTGGATGAGAACAACAGCGTTGTCTCGATCCGCCTGACCGCAGACGGGGATCTGACCTATGGCTCCCCCTTTACCCTGAGCGTCCAGACCACCCCGGCAGATACCCAGTATATCGGCGTGGTGATGGGCACCAGCGGCGAAGCGCAGGGCTATGTGACCCTGATCCTTTCGGGCAAGATCCGCACCCTGCTCAAGATGATCCCCCTGCCGAAAAAGATGTCGGCGAACCCTGAGCAGGAAGAGGAATTCAACATCTACGCCTACATCAAGCAGCTGATCGACGGCAACGACGTGAGCGTGCTGCTGCGGGTGGCTGATGAAGTGGTCTCTGTGATGGATGTCCTGAAATTCTACATCCCCACGCTGAAGGATGTCTCCACCGGCATGAAGCTGTCGCTGGAGCTCATCCGCAAATATCTGCCCGAGGGCATGTTCAGCCGCATCTATCTGGACGAGCAGCCTACGGAAGCCGGCAGCTATGTGGGCGGCGCTGTGGCGCTGGAATCCGGTGATGTGAACACCGCCGGTATGGCGTTCTTCCGCATCAAGCCCAAGAGTGCGGGGGTGCGTGTCTACTGGGCGCAGGAGCTCCCCGCCAGCATGACTGCGGCGGAAGCCCAGAACTACAACGTCACCGCAGTGGTCGAAAGCGACGGCCAGGTGATCGAGGGCGGCAAGGTGACCTACACCTATAAAAAGAAGAGCGGTCTCTTCGATTTCCTGGGTACGACCCAGAGCGGGTTCCCCACCGAGCCCGGCGAGTATGTCCAGACGGCCAAGGCCGCCGGAAACTACTCCAGCAGCGAGATCAGCCGGACCATCGTGATCCAGTAATCAAACAGCAAAAATCCCTCCCTGCCACGCCGGCAGGGAGGGATTTTTTAATTGTCCTTATATCATTTTTTGCGCTTACATCCGGAACCGCCAGCCCCAGCCGCCGCCACAGCAGCAGTTGCACAGCAGGTTGAGCAGGATCATGCTCCAGCACCAGCGCATCAGGCCGCCGGGCTGGGCGTAGGTGGTCTGGGTGCGGTAGGTGCGGCCCGGGTCCTGCAGATTGCGCAGGTTCATCTGGTACTCGGTGTTGCCGGGCTCCATCTGGGCGGCGCGGCGGGCATCCTGCAGGGCATCGATGCTGTTGCCCAGGCCCTGATTGGCCAGCGAGGAGAGATAATACCACCGGGCGGTGCGCACGGTGATGCCGTCCAGCACGCGGCGGGCCTCAGGGTAGCGCTGGTTGACGATGAAGTTGCGGGCGGCCTGCATCTCAGGCGTGTCTGCACCGTTGTAGCCGGGGCCGCGCTGCTGCTGATAATTGCCGCCAAAGCCGAATCCGAACCCGAAGGGGTCATAACCGAAGCCAAAGTCTCCGAAATCCCCGTTGGAGTAACCGTTCTGCTGGTACCCCTGCTGATAGCCGCCGTAAGAGGGGCCGCTCTGCTGGCCGTAGGCACCGCCGTAGCCGCCGCCCATCTGGGGGCCGGTCTCGCCTTTGGTGATGGCATCGTATGCCGCCTGCACCTCCTTGAAGTGCTCTTCGGCGGTGGGGTCGTTGGGGTTCAGGTCAGGGTGCCAGCGCTTGCACTTGGCACGGTAAGCCTTTTTGATCTCGTCTTCGCTGGCACCGCGCTGGATGCCCAGAACCTCATAGGGGTCTCTCATCGGTCTACTTCCTCACGTCTCTATTACCATCTGTGCGGCCATTGTGCCGCACAAGCAATCTTTAGTGTACAGGACTGGAACGGAAAAATCAAGGAAAACCGCCGGAATCAGGCGGTTTTGTCCTTCTTTTTTGCGTTTTTGCAGTGATATTTGAGCCACACGCCCGAATACAGGATGTTGCGCAGAAGGTCAACGTTCTCCACACAGGGCAGGCGCTCAAAGCTGCGGGCGCAGTTGGCCAGCAGCAGCTCAAAGATCTCCCGCATCTCTTCCTCGTACCCGGGCTCTCTGCTCAGGGTGCGCAGGGGATTGTATGCGCCCTTGCGCTCGTCCCGGGCCAGGTCGTCGTAGGCATCCAGCAGGTAGATATACTTGCCCAGGTTGAAGCCGATGTTGCGCAGCTCCGGCGACCAGTGATCCTGCCTGTAATCGAACAGCTCGGCCATCAGTTCCCCAAAGCAGCCGGAAACGGCATCCAGATCCTCGCTGCCCTCGGCCTCGTACCGGGCCAGCCGATCCAGACAGGTGCGGATGGCGCTGCACTGGCGGGGCCAGCGGGCAGCGGCCTGCTGCGTGGGGGCGGCAAGCATCTTTTCAAAGCCCAGGCCCAGCAGGCTGTGGTCATCGTTCCACTTGTCCTGCGCGTTGTAGTAGTGCAAAGCCACGCTCAGGTCCGCGCAGTAATCGGTGGGGCCGCTGGAACGCCACTCCACCTTCCGGATGGGGTGGATGGGGCAGTGGTCACAGCCTGTCACACAGGCGCTTTCGCCCTCATACAGGCTGCACAGCAGCAGATCCAGAAAGGTCAGGTCATAGCTCAGGGTCAGCCGTCCCCGGGTGCCGTGCAGCGCGCCAATGCGGCGGCAGAGCCCGCAGTAGGCCGCGCGGTACCGCGCCTGCGCCTCCGGGCTGAGCGCGGCCTGATTCGGGATAACATATCCGAACATGGCTCAGCTCTTCTTGATGAACTGGGTGCCGCAGCGGGGGCAGGAGATCTGGATGCGGCCGCGGCCGCGGGGCACGCGCAGCTTCTGGCGGCACTGGGGGCAGCGGTAGTAGTGATAGACCTTGCGGTTGGCCCACTGCTCCTTCCAGCCCTTGAACTTGTTGTCCACCCGGTCCTTCAGGGTGTAGAACTTGTAGTTCTCCTCGGTGCGCTTGGAGATGTTCCGGCTGAAGGTGCGGTAGTAGCAGAAGATCAGCAGGGCCGCGCCCAGATAGGTGAACAGGTTGACCCGGCTGATGATGGCGATGAGGAGCAGCACCAGCGAGGCAATGCTCAGGAATTGGTTCAGGCCATCGGTGCCATAGCGGCCGATCATAAACTGACGAAGTTTCTCTCTCATAGATTTCCGGTCCTTTGTCCTCAAGAATAACCCTCTCAGCCACGCGGACGCATGGACGGAGAGGGCGTTTGATTGTTCACAACAATAGAATATCAGCCAACCATGATAAAACTTTGAACAGATTGCAAATCTACCATGAAAGGACGAAATTTAATTGGCATTCTCTGCACCGGAGCGCTTGCGCACGGTCAGGGCGGCCTCCACATCCAGCGCGCCCTCCATCCGGCAGTGCAGCACGGCACGGCCTGCTTCACCGGTGGTGGCAAGGTAGGTGCCCGCCATGCCGCCCCGCAGGGGGACGATGGCCGGGCCCAGGATCTTTACCGGGCCTTCCACGCTGAGCTGAACGGCCTCACCGCAGTAGGGCAGCAGGTTGCCGTTCTGGTCGATGGCCCGCAGGCTGACCGCCGCGCAGTCCCAGGTGGGGCCGTCGGTCAGGATGGGATTGTGCACCACGCATTCCAGCCGGACCGACTGCACCGGCTCCTTGACCACGGTGCGGACGGTGCGCCCGTGCCAGACCGCCTCAAACCGGTAAACGCTGGACGGCCCGCCCAGCACGCCGATGTATTTGTAGTACATCCGGAGCAGGTCGTTTGCGCTCAGCCGCAGGGAGAGCATCCGCGCCCGGGAGAGAGGCGAAAGGTTCAGCGCGTCCCGGCGCATCTCGTTGAGGATGGCCGCCACCTGCGGGGCTGTGCTCTGGTCAAGGCCCTCATACTTTTCCAGCAGGGAGCCGACGAAATCCTGGATCTCGATGGGCGGGTGGGGCAGGGCGGCAAAGCGGCCCCGGCGGTCGGGGGTGAACTCGGCAATGAAATCGTTGCCCCGGTAGAGGCGGACGCTCTCGGCGTTGGTGAACACCCAGCAGGCCCCGGCAAAGCCGCCGGGGTGGTCGCCCAGCGCCATGCTGGAAGAGACCTCGAACACCACGTCCGAAGGGGAGCGGGGCGTTTTCTGGCTTGCGTAGACGGCGGCAGAGAGCTTCGGGTTGCGGAACAGGTCCGTCACGCCGTGGTAGCAGATGCGGTCGCCGCTGCCGAACTCGCGGTGGGTGTTGTAATCGGCCATGCACCAGCCAAGGGCACCGGCCACGCCCTGCTGGGCAATGGCATCGTTGAGGACGGCAGCATGGCGCAGAGCCTGTGCCAGCCGGTGCGGCTCGTCGTCAAAGGCTTTGGCCGGGAACTGCTGGCCCCCGAACTCGCTGATGAGGTAGCCCTTGCGCAGGTCAGGCGTAACGGCAGACCGGGGCTCGCAGCCCGGGCCCCGGCCGGAGTAGGAGTAATCGTTGTAGGCGTAAACGTCCTCGAGCAGCTGGCTCTTGCGGGCGATCCGCACGCCGCCGGTGGGGCGGGTGGGGTCCAGCCGATGGACAGCCTCGTTGGTGCGCTTGTAAAAGGCCTCGTTATCGGAACTGCCGTTCACCCGCACGCCCCACAGGAACACGCTGGGGTGGTTGCGGCACTGGCAGACCATCTCGCGGCAGTTCTGCAATGCCTGGGCCTGCCAGGCTTCATCCCCGATGTGCTGCCAGCCGGGCATCTCCACGAACACCAGCAGGCCCAGCTCATCGCAGGCATCCAGAAAAGCCGGGCTCTGGGGGTAGTGGCTGGTGCGCACTGCATTGCAGCCCAACTGCTTTTTCAACAATTGGGCATCCAGCTGTTGAATGCTGTCCGGCATGGCATAGCCCTGATAGGCGTAGCTCTGATGCCGGTTCAGGCCCCGCAGCTCCACCCGCTGGCCGTTCAGATAAAAGCCCCCGGCCACGAACTGGATGGTGCGGAAGCCGAACCGGGTGCTCTTTTCGTCCAGCACCCGGTCGGGCAGGCCGCTGGTGCCGGGCCGGATAAGCCGGACGGTCAGGGTATAGAGGAAGGGGTGCTCCACGCTCCAGGGGTGCACGCCGTTCAGGGTGCCCACAATGGGCAGGCTGAGCTCACCGCTGTACAGGGCTCTGCTCCCGGCGGGGCTGCGGATCTCGGCCTGCAGGGTGCAGCCGATGGTCTCGCCCACCGTGGAGGAATAGATGCGGAAATCGCCCTCGGCCTGCGCCTCGATGAAGATGTCGCGCAGGTAGGCGGGCTCCTTCACGTCCAGACTGACGGCCCGGTAGATGCCGCCGTAGGTCAGAAAATCGATCTGCCCGCCGAAGGGAGGAATGTTCAGGTCCTCCCGGCTGTCGCACCGGACAGCCACCACATTTTTTTGGCCCAGCAGCAGCGATTCGGTCAGGTCCACAGTAAAGGCGGTGTAGCCGCACCCGTGGTGGAACACCCGCCGCCCGTTGCAGAACACGGTGGCATCGTGGGCCACGGCTCCAAAGGTCAGCAGTACCGTGCGGCCCTGCCACTCTTTGGGCGCAAAAAACTCCCGCCGGTAGCCGGACACCCGCTGGTATTCGTTCTCGTTGCAATAGTTGTAGGGCAGCATTTTGACCGTGTGGGGCAAGCGCACCGGCTCCAGCTCCACCCCGGTGCATTCGGGGCGGACGATGGCGGGATCAAAGGTGGGGGCAAACAGCCAGCCGTCGTTCCAATCGTAGTGTTCCATAGCCTGTCTCCATCGCTCTGCACAAAAAATTCTTACCCTTATGCTACCACAAAGTTGTGAACGAAAAAAGCACTCGCTCCCTTATTTTTTCCGTTTTTGCAGAAAAAGCTGTTAAAATCAAAAAAGCCCCCGCCGGGCAGGCGGGAGCGAGGGGAAACTCAGCGGATAAAATTGGTCATGGGGCGGCGGGGATTCTCGGGGTGGGTGATGCCGTTTGCTTTGCCCAGTTCGATGCACTTGAGCAGCCAGGCCATGTTGCGGCCCAGCTCCCGCATCACGGCGCAGCCCTCTTCATCCTCCAGCACCTGCTCGGGCTTGGAGCCGTGGACCATGGGCCAGTAGGAACCGCTGACCAGCGGCATGTGGAAGAACTCGGGATACTTCACCAGCTGGTCCAGCGTGGTGGTGGTGCCGGCGCGGCGGGCCGAAGCGCAGATGGCAGCGGGCTTGTAGGCCAGATACTTGCCGCCCGCGTAGGCCAGACGGTCCATGAAGCTGGTCATGTTGCCGGAGGCGGACGCATAGTGGACAGGTGTGCCGAACACAAAGGCATCGGCGGTCTTGGCCTTTTCGATGGCCTCGTTGACCACGCCACCGAACACGCAGCCCTTACCGGCGGCACAGCCGCCGCAGCCGATGCAGCCGCCCACCGGCTTTGTGCCGACGTTCAGGATCTCGGTCTCGATGCCGCTGGCGTTCAGCTCCCCGGCGATCAGGGACAGGGCGGTATAGGTGCAGCCCTTCTCGTGGGGGCTGCCGTTGATGAGCAGGACTTTCATAAGCAGATACTCTCCTTTTTTGGCAAAACGCGCCGCACATGGGGCGCTTTGCCCTGATTTTAGCACAATTGCACCCTGAGTGCAACGCGCGCCCTTGACAAAGAGTTGCGTTTTGACGATAATATGGAGATACGAAAACACGAAACAGCTGCTGGCCGGGCAGGGGGCCCGGACAGCGGGAGAAGGAGGCAGATACATGCGCGTTATTGCAGGAGAAGCACGGGGCCGCAGGCTGGAAGCCCTGCCCGGCACCGAGATCACCCGCCCGACGATGGATCAGGTCAAGGAGGCCATGTTCAGCATCGTCCAGTTCGACCTGCCCGGTGCCCGGGTGCTCGACCTCTACGCAGGCAGCGGCCAGCTGGGCATTGAAGCCCTGAGCCGGGGTGCGGCCCGGTGCGTGTTCCTGGACGAGAACCGGGAGGCCGTGAACATCGTGATGAAGAACTGCAAGAACTGCGGCGTGTTTGACCGCAGCCGGGTCAACATCGGCGAGGCGGCACGGTATCTCTCCGCCTGCCATGAGCAGTTCGACATCGTGCTGCTGGACCCGCCCTTCCACACCGGCACGCTGGAAAAGATCCTGCCCGGCGTGGACAAATGCCTGGCTCCGGGCGGCATCGTGATCTGCGAGAGTGAGACCGGCCTGGTGCTGCCTGCCGAGGTGGGCGGCATGACCCTGAAAAAACAGTATAAATACGGCAAAGTCCTGCTGTGGAAGTATGGTAAGCCCCGGCAGAGCACCGGAGAGGGAGATGCGGAATGAACGTAAACGAGCTTTTGGATACCATTGAGGATACGCTGGAGGAGAGTGCCGGAATGCCCCTTTCGGGCGGCAAGCGCATCGTGGATGTGGAGCAGATCCGGGACTATCTGGACGAGATCCGCCAGAACCTGCCTGTGGAGCTGCGGCAGGCCCAGTCCATTGTCAGCGACCGTGCCCAGCTCATCGAATCGGCCAACGCACAGGCGCAGGCCATTGTAAAAAAGGCCGAGGAGCGCGCCCGTGTGCTGGTGAGCGAGGCTGAAATCGTCAAGGCGGCCCAGCAGCGCGCCGGAGAGATCGTCTCCGCCGCCCAGACCGAAGCCCGCACTGTCCGCCAGACCGTGACCGACTACTGTGATAATATGCTCAAGACCACGGAAGAGACGATGGCGGAAAACGCCGCACAGGTCAAAAATGTCCGTGCAAACCTGCGCCAGAGCCCCCGGAAACAGCTCTGATGCGGGAATGTGAAATTTCCCGGTGAGAGCTTCCGGCCCCTGCAAGCAAAAACGACGGCTTGCAGGGGCTTTTTTTGGTACATTTTGAGAGAAAAAACAAAAGGGAAACTCTTGCAATCAGGGGCCTGTTTTGTTACAATAAAATTGTATCCTCAAGGCTGACCGGGCCACAAACTCCCGGCAGGCCGCAGGCCGCTTTCCCGGGCAGCAGCTCCGGGCAGAAAAGGGCGGCAGATGCAGGATCTTATCTGAGTTTTGAAAGGAGGCTGGGAACATGGACACAGAAAAAACAGCACAGCCCTTTGACCCGGCCTCGTTTGAGCATGTCCCGGTGCTGCTGAACGAGTGCCTGGACGGCCTGAAGATCGACCCGGCGGGCACCTATCTGGACGGCACGGCGGGCGGCGCGGGGCACTCCCGCCAGATCGCCCTGCGGCTGAACGGCGAGCAGGGCGGCAGGCTCATCTCGCTGGATCAGGACCCCGATGCCGTGCAGACGGCCCGGGCCCGGCTGGCGGGCCTGCCTGCCACCGTGGTGCAGATCAACTTCCGCTATGCCGGACAAGCTCTGGAGCAGCTGGGCATTGAAACGATCAACGGCGCGCTGCTGGATCTGGGCGTGTCCAGCCATCAGCTGGATGACGCGGCCCGGGGCTTTTCCTACCGGGCAGATGCCCCGCTGGACATGCGGATGAGCCAGGAGGGTGAGACGGCCGCCGATCTCGTGAACAGCGAGAGCCGGGAGGAGCTGGCCCGCATCCTGCGGGATTACGGCGAGGAGCCCTTCGCCTGGCAGATCGCGGGCAGGATCGTGGAAGCCCGGGAAACTGCCCCCATTGAAACGACATTGCAGCTGGCGGATATCGTGGCCAGCGCCATGCCCCCGGCGGAGCGCCGGAAGAACAAAAACCCCTCCCGCCGCACCTTCCAGGCACTGCGCATTGCGGTAAACCATGAGCTGGACGCACTGGAAGAGGGGCTGGACACCATTTTTGCGCATCTCGCACCGGGTGGAAGACTTTGCGTGATCACCTTCCACTCGCTGGAGGACCGGCTGGTCAAAAACAAGTTCCGCCGCTGGTCCACCGCCTGCACCTGTCCGCCGGAGTTCCCGGTGTGCGTCTGCGGCGGCAAGGCCAAGGCAAAGCTGATCACACGCAAACCCATTGAAGCCAACACGCAGGAGCTGGAAGAGAACCGGCGCAGCCGCTCGGCCCACCTGCGGGTTTTGGAAAAGATCTGAGGGCGGCAAAGCCCCGGAGATGTGAGGAGGAGATCACCATGGGTCAGGCAGCATACGATATGACAGAGGTCCGGCGCAGAAGAGCGCCGCAGGCACAGCCAAAAGTCCCGCTGCGGGTAGAAAAGGGCGGCAAAAAGCGGCTGAACCCCGTGCGGGCTGCCATGCAGCACGCGCTGCAGCTGGTGGGCGCGGCTTTGCTGGTGGGCTTTGCGGTAAGCCTGCTGTGGAGCGAGGCACAGCTGGTGGAGCTGAACTCTCAGATCCAGAGCGCCAAGGCAGAGCTTGTGAGCGAGCAGAGCCAGTATACATACTACAACAGTGCCCTGAACAGCCGCACCAACATCACAAGTGTTGAGGAGACTGCCACACGCCTGGGGCTGATGAAGATCGACCAGAGCCAGATCACCTACATCCGGCTGGATGAGGGCAGCGTTCTGGTGCGCAAGGCATCCGCTGTGCGGCAGTGGTCGGATCTGCTCCACGATGGGGCAATGACCATTCTTGCCTCTGTCAGAACGGCAAAATAAACCAAACAACGAAAAGCGTGCGGCAGCGCACGCTTTTTCGGTTTTCTTCGGGAGTACGCAATGCAAACACCATCCTCCAATCCCAAAAAGAACAGCGTCCGCCGCCGCAGTGCGGACCCGCACGCACGGCTCAGTGCCCGGCTGCGTCATATCAGCTTTGGTGCCGCCGTGCTTCTTGTGGTGGTCGCCGCGCTGACCGTGATCTACAGCCTGTACAAGATCCAGATCCGCGACGGTGCCACCTACCGCCAGTACGCCGCCGAGCAGCAGCTGCTGGACAGCACCATTCAGGCCACCCGCGGTGAGATCTACGACACCAGCGGCATCACGCTGGCTTCCACCAGCGTGGTCTGGACCATCTGGGCCGACCCCTCTTACAGCACGGCCCTGTATACCACCACTACCGATCAGGACACCAAGGCGGAGACCCGCACCATCGATGAGGCCGCCATGAAGGAGGTCTGCACCCAGATCACCCTGCGCCTGCTTTCGGGCGACGGCGAGAGTCTGGACAGCGTGGACACCACTTCGGCAGAGTACCAGACCCAGTATCAGGCGGTCTGCGATGCCCTCTCCCAAAACGAAAGCTCCTATCAGGTGCTGGCCACCAAGGTCAACAATGCCATCAAGCTCTCCATTGAGGAGTACGTCAAGACCTACAACAAGGCCCACAGCAAGAGCGGAAAATCCGCCGGTGCGCTGGAAAAGATCCTGGGCAAGCTGGGCCTGGGCCAGGAGGAGAGCGACGACGGCACCCCCACTGTCCGCAAGGGGCGGGTGTCGGTGTCGGCCTCCAAGGGCTTCCAGCGGGATTACCCCTACGGCCGCTTTGCCGCCGCCGTGCTGGGCTTCTGCAATGCGGATGGTCAGGGCGTGTACGGTCTGGAAAACTCCTATGAGTCCACGCTGGCCGGTGTGAACGGCCGCACCATCACCCTGCGCAACGCCTACGGCAACGCCATTGCCGATGAAAACGCCACCACCTACGCCGCCAAGGACGGTTCCAATCTGGTGCTCTCACTGGATGTGAACATTCAGGAGGTAGTGGAGCGCTACCTGAACGAGGCCGTGGCGGCCAACACCGTTGAGAACCGCGGCTGCGCCATTGTGATGAATGTCAAGACCGGTGCCATCCTTGCCATGGCCTCCAAGCCGGACTTTGACCCCAATGACCCACAGGATTTCAGCGCCAATCTGGCCTACCTGACGGAGCAGGTGCAGGCCGAGCCGGAGCTGTACACCATCTACAAAAAAGACGAGAACGGCAACTACCTGCGGGACGAGAACGGCCAGAAGATCGCGGATGAGGAGGCCGACTACACCGGCACCTACCGGGATATCCAGTGGAAGAACAAGACCATCACCGAGCTGTACTACCCCGGAAGCGTGTTCAAGGTCATCACCGCCGCCATGGGTGTGGACAGCGGCAAAGCGACCTATTACACCACCCTGAACTGCTCCGGTGCTTACAGCGTGGCAAAGCAGACCTACCACTGCGCCGGCAGAAAGTCGCACGGGGCCCAGAATCTGGCCGAGGCCCTGCGCAACAGCTGCAACATCTACTTCATCCAGCTGGGCCAGCGTGTGGGCTCCAGCCTGTTCTATGATTACTTTGATGCCTTTGGCTTTACCGAGCGCACCGGTGTGGACCTGCCCAATGAGACCAGCTTCATGCAGTATTACAGCAAGAGCCGTCTGGGCGAGGTGGAGCTGGCCTCCTCCGCCTTTGGTCAGGCCATGGCCGTGACCCCGCTGCAGGTGTGCACTGCCATCTCGGCGGCAGTCAACGGCGGCTATCTGGTCACCCCTCATGTGGTGGATAAGATCACGGACCAGAACGGCAATGTGGTGCAGGAAATCGGCACCAACACCCGCCGTCAGGTCATCAGCGAGAGCGCCAGCGAGACCATCCGCCAGATCATGGAGTTTGAGGTGGGCGACGGCACCCAGGGCGGCGGCGGCAACGCCTATGTTGCAGGCTACCGCATCGGCGGCAAATCCGGCACCTCCGAGCAGCTGAACATGGACCGCCGCGCCGACGGCGACTACAAGAAGGTGGCATCCTTTGCGGCTGTCCTGCCCGCCAACGACCCGGAGATCCTGGTCTATGTCATGCTGGACGACCCCAACAATGCCCGCACCGACTATTCCTCCATTCTGGCGGCTCCGGTGGTAGGCAACATCATCAGTGAGATCGCGCCCTATCTGGGCATCGCCACCGACGGCGTGGACCGCAGCGGCACCACCGTCAAGGTGCCCAACCTGACGGGCAAGGAGTGGAGCAATGCGCAGGTGCAGCTGAACATCAAGGGCTTGAAGCATCACCTGGCCGAGAGCGAATCCGACCAGACCGCCGCCCTTGTTACCTACCAGTACCCCCGCGCGGGGGCAGAGGTGCCCTACGGCACCACTGTTTATCTGTATACCGATACCTATGAGGGCAAGCACGCCGAGGTGCCGGACGTGACCGGCAAGAGCGCGGACTTTGCCCGGCAGATGTTGAACGCCGCAGGGCTCAACTGCACAGTCGAAGGCTCCGGCATGGTCCAGAGCCAGAGTGAGGCACCCGGCTCCAGCGTCCAGCGGGGAACCATCGTACATCTGATCTGTGGATAAAGGGGAATGAGAGTATGGAAGCAATTGCAGCAAATATCCTGTTGGAGGGCCTGGCGGTCA contains:
- the cysS gene encoding cysteine--tRNA ligase, whose product is MQIFNTLTRQKEEFVPQVPGEYRIYVCGPTVYNYIHIGNARPLIVFDTLRRYLEYRGNKVIYVSNITDIDDKLIKKGQEEGTSMKEVAQRFEAEYLKDAAGLNCKKPTVQPRATEHIQQILDIVKDLIDSGHAYVAKNGDVYFRVKSDPEYGKLSHLKLDDLESGNRELRSQMEDDLKEDPADFAVWKAAKPGEPAWESPYGMGRPGWHIECSAMSRTHLGKTIDLHCGGQDLIFPHHENEIAQSECANGCEFAHYWMHNGFINVDNQKMSKSLHNFFTVRDVADLYGYEPIRYFMLTAGYRMPLNYTVDLIESCKNSLERLYTCRENLDFALSKTAFGTDETLTAKADEARAKFCKAMDDDLNTPDALAAVFDLVKEINTLSAASSKAALEAAAKAFDEITGVLGLMYNRKKDEVPAEVTELVEKRAAAKKAKDWAAADAIRAQLTEMGWAVKDTAQGPQLSKI
- a CDS encoding J domain-containing protein, with translation MRDPYEVLGIQRGASEDEIKKAYRAKCKRWHPDLNPNDPTAEEHFKEVQAAYDAITKGETGPQMGGGYGGAYGQQSGPSYGGYQQGYQQNGYSNGDFGDFGFGYDPFGFGFGFGGNYQQQRGPGYNGADTPEMQAARNFIVNQRYPEARRVLDGITVRTARWYYLSSLANQGLGNSIDALQDARRAAQMEPGNTEYQMNLRNLQDPGRTYRTQTTYAQPGGLMRWCWSMILLNLLCNCCCGGGWGWRFRM
- a CDS encoding flavodoxin family protein; the encoded protein is MKVLLINGSPHEKGCTYTALSLIAGELNASGIETEILNVGTKPVGGCIGCGGCAAGKGCVFGGVVNEAIEKAKTADAFVFGTPVHYASASGNMTSFMDRLAYAGGKYLAYKPAAICASARRAGTTTTLDQLVKYPEFFHMPLVSGSYWPMVHGSKPEQVLEDEEGCAVMRELGRNMAWLLKCIELGKANGITHPENPRRPMTNFIR
- a CDS encoding DUF5685 family protein translates to MFGYVIPNQAALSPEAQARYRAAYCGLCRRIGALHGTRGRLTLSYDLTFLDLLLCSLYEGESACVTGCDHCPIHPIRKVEWRSSGPTDYCADLSVALHYYNAQDKWNDDHSLLGLGFEKMLAAPTQQAAARWPRQCSAIRTCLDRLARYEAEGSEDLDAVSGCFGELMAELFDYRQDHWSPELRNIGFNLGKYIYLLDAYDDLARDERKGAYNPLRTLSREPGYEEEMREIFELLLANCARSFERLPCVENVDLLRNILYSGVWLKYHCKNAKKKDKTA
- a CDS encoding glycoside hydrolase family 2 protein; this translates as MEHYDWNDGWLFAPTFDPAIVRPECTGVELEPVRLPHTVKMLPYNYCNENEYQRVSGYRREFFAPKEWQGRTVLLTFGAVAHDATVFCNGRRVFHHGCGYTAFTVDLTESLLLGQKNVVAVRCDSREDLNIPPFGGQIDFLTYGGIYRAVSLDVKEPAYLRDIFIEAQAEGDFRIYSSTVGETIGCTLQAEIRSPAGSRALYSGELSLPIVGTLNGVHPWSVEHPFLYTLTVRLIRPGTSGLPDRVLDEKSTRFGFRTIQFVAGGFYLNGQRVELRGLNRHQSYAYQGYAMPDSIQQLDAQLLKKQLGCNAVRTSHYPQSPAFLDACDELGLLVFVEMPGWQHIGDEAWQAQALQNCREMVCQCRNHPSVFLWGVRVNGSSDNEAFYKRTNEAVHRLDPTRPTGGVRIARKSQLLEDVYAYNDYSYSGRGPGCEPRSAVTPDLRKGYLISEFGGQQFPAKAFDDEPHRLAQALRHAAVLNDAIAQQGVAGALGWCMADYNTHREFGSGDRICYHGVTDLFRNPKLSAAVYASQKTPRSPSDVVFEVSSSMALGDHPGGFAGACWVFTNAESVRLYRGNDFIAEFTPDRRGRFAALPHPPIEIQDFVGSLLEKYEGLDQSTAPQVAAILNEMRRDALNLSPLSRARMLSLRLSANDLLRMYYKYIGVLGGPSSVYRFEAVWHGRTVRTVVKEPVQSVRLECVVHNPILTDGPTWDCAAVSLRAIDQNGNLLPYCGEAVQLSVEGPVKILGPAIVPLRGGMAGTYLATTGEAGRAVLHCRMEGALDVEAALTVRKRSGAENAN